The following coding sequences lie in one Halorarum halophilum genomic window:
- a CDS encoding pyridoxal phosphate-dependent aminotransferase, translated as MTAEDAFDRPLGSKRVRGMNESVIREMTREAHRLGAINLSQGIPDEDETPKSVKRAAKDAIDTSSQYTITWGLPELREAIAERYADWKDVSYDPETEVTVTCGTSEAIMSTLLSLCDPGDGVVYFEPTYESYIPGVQFAEGRPIPLDITDGLAVEEGPLREAASDASILILNHPQNPTGKVFTPEELQLVADVAAEEDLVVVTDEIYEHIVYADHYRSPVTIDGLAERTVVCTGMSKTYSVTGWRVGFALAPEPLSAELRKFHDYTSICAPTPFQQAGVEALSLPERYYADLADSYERRRGQLYEGLRSVGLDPVMPDGAYYMMTRYPTDEDDTDFALRLIREAGVAAVPGSSFYTDGGSDWVRFTFSRNEDTIDEAIRRLDENRFWEE; from the coding sequence ATGACAGCCGAGGACGCGTTCGATCGGCCGCTGGGTAGCAAGCGCGTGCGGGGAATGAACGAGTCGGTCATCCGAGAGATGACGCGCGAGGCCCATCGACTCGGCGCGATCAACCTCTCTCAGGGCATCCCCGACGAGGACGAGACGCCGAAGTCGGTAAAGCGTGCGGCTAAGGACGCGATCGACACGTCCAGCCAGTACACGATCACGTGGGGGCTCCCGGAACTCCGGGAGGCGATCGCCGAGCGCTACGCCGACTGGAAGGACGTCTCGTACGACCCGGAGACCGAGGTGACCGTCACCTGCGGGACGAGCGAGGCGATCATGTCGACGCTGCTGTCGCTGTGTGACCCCGGCGACGGCGTCGTCTACTTCGAGCCGACCTACGAGAGCTACATCCCCGGCGTCCAGTTCGCCGAGGGGCGGCCGATCCCCCTCGACATCACGGACGGGCTCGCCGTCGAGGAGGGGCCGCTCCGCGAGGCCGCGTCGGACGCGTCCATCCTCATCCTGAACCACCCGCAGAACCCGACCGGGAAGGTGTTCACCCCTGAGGAACTGCAACTCGTCGCGGACGTCGCGGCCGAGGAGGACCTCGTCGTCGTCACCGACGAGATCTACGAGCACATCGTCTACGCCGACCACTACCGGAGCCCGGTCACGATCGACGGCCTCGCGGAGCGAACCGTCGTCTGCACGGGCATGTCGAAGACGTACTCCGTGACGGGCTGGCGGGTCGGCTTCGCGCTCGCGCCCGAGCCGCTCTCGGCGGAACTGCGGAAGTTCCACGACTACACCAGCATCTGCGCGCCGACGCCGTTCCAGCAAGCCGGCGTCGAGGCGCTCTCGCTGCCCGAACGGTACTACGCCGACCTCGCCGATTCCTACGAGCGCCGGCGGGGCCAGCTGTACGAGGGGCTCCGGTCCGTCGGGCTCGACCCCGTGATGCCCGACGGGGCGTACTACATGATGACGCGCTACCCGACCGACGAGGACGACACCGACTTCGCGCTCCGACTCATCCGCGAGGCGGGCGTCGCCGCGGTTCCCGGGAGCAGTTTCTACACCGACGGGGGGAGCGACTGGGTCCGGTTCACCTTCTCGCGGAACGAGGACACCATCGACGAGGCGATCCGTCGGCTCGACGAGAACCGGTTCTGGGAGGAGTAG
- a CDS encoding ABC transporter substrate-binding protein: MQGAAAAGITAAAGCLGGGGGGESDRVPTDVEEWPPENLESNLNMWNWYDSWAEWAIDAFGDEFDVQVSNTGFSSPDQWYSQLEAGNSEIDNIAATTNWVERSIENDFLHEIPVDVMPAWENITDRIKEASSYQQDGKTYAVPESLVLYPLTYNDEYFDSAPTSWGVLWDDQHEGNLCMWDNATVSCQIAAMYTGQDPIQPDDFKEIEEVLVQQKPLLQTYWGDYQQGMSLFVNEDVVAGPLTMGRTYTARFQEGAPVHYTAPDEGAMYTSDLFVIPKGSPNPIASLQFTNWASETENAAKLFETMGYQPAVDISDELSQEDAEFTNWPDDWNLIFSETLSDEVRSRYDEIWTAVKAA, from the coding sequence GTGCAGGGAGCGGCAGCGGCGGGGATCACTGCCGCGGCCGGCTGTCTCGGCGGCGGGGGCGGCGGGGAGAGCGACCGCGTCCCCACCGACGTCGAGGAGTGGCCGCCCGAGAACCTCGAGTCGAACCTGAACATGTGGAACTGGTACGACAGCTGGGCAGAGTGGGCCATCGACGCCTTCGGCGACGAGTTCGACGTACAGGTGAGCAACACCGGCTTCTCGTCGCCGGATCAGTGGTACTCCCAGCTCGAGGCGGGCAACAGCGAGATCGACAACATCGCCGCCACCACGAACTGGGTCGAGCGTTCCATCGAGAACGACTTCCTCCACGAGATCCCGGTCGACGTCATGCCCGCCTGGGAGAACATCACCGACCGCATCAAGGAGGCGAGTTCCTACCAGCAGGACGGGAAGACGTACGCCGTCCCGGAGTCGCTCGTGTTGTACCCGCTCACGTACAACGACGAGTACTTCGACTCGGCGCCCACCTCCTGGGGCGTTCTCTGGGACGATCAACACGAGGGCAACCTCTGCATGTGGGACAACGCGACCGTCTCCTGCCAGATCGCCGCGATGTACACCGGACAGGACCCGATCCAGCCCGACGACTTCAAGGAGATCGAGGAGGTCCTCGTCCAGCAGAAGCCGCTCCTCCAGACGTACTGGGGCGACTACCAGCAGGGGATGAGCCTCTTCGTCAACGAGGACGTCGTGGCGGGGCCGCTCACGATGGGCCGCACCTACACGGCGCGGTTCCAGGAGGGCGCGCCCGTCCACTACACGGCGCCCGACGAGGGTGCGATGTACACGAGCGACCTCTTCGTCATCCCGAAGGGGTCGCCCAACCCCATCGCGAGCCTCCAGTTCACCAACTGGGCCAGCGAGACGGAGAACGCGGCTAAGCTGTTCGAGACGATGGGCTACCAGCCCGCCGTCGACATCAGCGACGAGCTCTCCCAGGAGGACGCCGAGTTCACGAACTGGCCGGACGACTGGAACCTGATCTTCTCCGAGACGCTCTCGGACGAGGTCCGGTCCCGGTACGACGAGATCTGGACGGCAGTGAAGGCCGCATAG
- a CDS encoding ABC transporter ATP-binding protein — protein sequence MSLLSVRGLTKEFGNLTAVDDVSFDIEDGEFVSILGPSGSGKSTALRMVAGFEEPTSGEIRLDGEDVVGSPPFERDVNMVFQDLALFPHLTVAENIGYGLKQRGVPAAERRERTERILEMVRLDGYGDRTPSELSGGEQQRVALARALVNEPALVLFDEPLSSLDRKLRQHMQGELQRIQAETNTTFLYVTHDQEVALAVSDRLVVLDEGRIQQVGTVEELYEAPESKFVADFIGDVNAVEGRVTAVEDGRVVVDAGTGEVAIPRDAAGDVAAGDAVDVCVRPYQVRLDDGTPTPGDGRFSTTGVVRNRSYQGSDSLYGVETEQWGQLSAEIRGNSFDIGESVAVTWDGADVHLYRRGASADGETEAT from the coding sequence ATGTCCCTGTTGAGCGTTCGCGGACTCACGAAGGAGTTCGGCAACCTCACGGCGGTCGACGACGTGAGCTTCGACATCGAGGACGGGGAGTTCGTCTCCATCCTCGGGCCGAGCGGGTCGGGGAAGTCGACGGCCCTCCGGATGGTCGCCGGGTTCGAGGAGCCGACGTCGGGGGAGATCCGCCTCGACGGCGAGGACGTTGTCGGGTCGCCCCCGTTCGAACGCGACGTGAACATGGTGTTCCAGGACCTCGCGCTGTTCCCGCATCTGACCGTCGCGGAGAACATCGGGTACGGGCTCAAGCAGCGGGGCGTCCCCGCCGCGGAGCGACGCGAGCGGACCGAGCGCATCCTGGAGATGGTGCGGCTCGACGGCTACGGCGACCGCACCCCGTCGGAACTCTCGGGCGGCGAGCAGCAGCGCGTCGCGCTCGCCCGCGCGCTCGTCAACGAACCGGCGCTCGTCCTGTTCGACGAACCGCTCTCCTCGCTGGACCGGAAGCTTCGCCAGCACATGCAGGGCGAGCTACAGCGGATCCAGGCGGAGACGAACACGACGTTCCTCTACGTCACGCACGACCAGGAGGTGGCGCTCGCCGTCTCTGACCGGCTCGTCGTGCTCGACGAGGGCCGGATCCAGCAGGTCGGGACGGTCGAGGAGCTGTACGAGGCCCCGGAGAGCAAGTTCGTCGCGGACTTCATCGGCGACGTCAACGCCGTCGAGGGGCGGGTGACCGCGGTCGAGGACGGCCGGGTGGTCGTCGACGCCGGGACCGGGGAGGTCGCGATTCCGCGGGACGCCGCCGGCGACGTGGCGGCCGGCGACGCGGTCGACGTCTGCGTTCGGCCGTACCAGGTCCGTCTCGACGACGGCACGCCGACGCCCGGCGACGGGCGGTTCTCGACCACCGGCGTGGTACGGAACCGGAGCTATCAGGGGAGCGACTCGCTGTACGGGGTCGAGACCGAACAGTGGGGCCAACTGTCGGCGGAGATCCGCGGGAACTCGTTCGACATCGGCGAGTCCGTCGCCGTCACGTGGGACGGCGCCGACGTCCACCTCTACCGGCGCGGCGCGTCCGCGGACGGTGAGACGGAGGCGACCTGA